Within the Mustela lutreola isolate mMusLut2 chromosome 2, mMusLut2.pri, whole genome shotgun sequence genome, the region caacaacaacaacaaaaaagcctatttaaaaatgggcaaagaacttgaatagacatttcttcaaagaggctatttagggcacctgggtggcttagtcggttaagcatctgctttcggctcaggtcatgatcccagggtcctgaaatcaagccccgcatcaggatccctactcagcggggagcctgcttctccctctccttctgctgctccccctgctcatgtgctctctccctctctcaaataaataaataaaaccctttttttaaaaaatggaaagtgaAGATGCAATCAATTTCTAGTAAAAAAAGTCTTGAGCCTTCTCAGACTCCAGAAATACTATCTCTTAGACCTGATCCCACgaatgagctgaaaccaagagtcagatgcttaaacgactgagccatccaggtgccccctaaaaaatggtttttttggggcacctgggtggttcaggtggttaagcatctgcctttggctcaggtcatgatcctggagacccggaatcaagtcccatgtcgggctcccagctccacggggagtctgcttctccctttgaccttctcctctctcgtgttctctctcactctctctcaaataaataaaatccgaaatgcctttttaaaaaatgtgtctttttaaagtaggttccatgtcaacgtggagcttgaactcataaccccaagatcaagagtcacagggtccacctactgagccagccgggcCCGCCACATGCTACTATTTTTACAAGAGTTGAGAAAGCCTAGTACACGCACAGATTTCCTTTTTCTAGATAGTCTCTGGAAGCAAGAATAGGAAACCAGATGACATTAGCTGCCTTCAGGGAGATGACAATAGTGGCTTGTAGAGGGAGACAGTTCACTGCATGGGTCAGTATCACCTACCTCGTGCCCATTTATTATAACTGTAATGCATATTTAACATTAAAACTGTTATAAAAAGCAAACCTCAACACATCTGTATGGAATTATCTGGAAAAGGGGAACTGCAGGCCATAAGGTCTTgagaaacccaagcagaaagaaaaatattttcacaatgtGGCCTGACACACATCCTGTCTCAGTAGAAACACctcagcaggggcgcctgggtggtgcatcAGGTTAACTGTTGGACACTTTGTTTTAGCTCAGGTggtgatatcagggtcctgatctcaggattgtgagatcaaagCCCCGTGTTGGATTGCACAgacatggagtctacttgaaattctctctccctctccctctgcccctctcactcgTGCGCTAACACATAAATCTCTAGGGggagaaaagcaaaattaatcatttcctttaaaaaaaaaaaaaaagaaacactttggCAAACACCAGAttaacaagaatataaaatgtttattaagtatATTGTTCGCATATCTGTCcactaagcatctgacttcaagaCCCCCATTAGCTATTTCCGTTGAGTCCCCTAGGTAGCCAGCATGACCATGCCCAGTTCAGAGCTGAGagctaaggcccagagagggagagccatttgcctgaagtcacacagagAGGAAAGCGTGAACCCGGAAAGCTTATCTACCTGGTGCAGGGCCCCTCCAAGCCCTGCATTCTTGGTTGATCTCTATGCGAGTAGTTCTCACGAGCCTTCTGTGCTCCAGGCACTGGCCTGCTAGCTGGGGATTCGGTCGAAGCAAAGGTCAGAGATATGTCTGGCTTCCTCTGCAGCGTCCTGCTCCAGTTGCAAAGCCCAGGACAGCAAACACCGGCTGCAGAAGGGCCCAAGGAACACGGCCTCCAGCAGAGAACCTATGAGTTTATTACCAGCTTGTGGAAATGCTGGGCCCTAACTAAGGCTGGGAGGGGGGAGGCCAGAAGATTGGATTCAAGGGCCTGATTAGGTCCTTGCTTGTCCTTGGGTCCCTCAGGGGCCTGCACCAGGCTCATAACCAAGGAGGGTGTGACAGTTTGAAGggttgtgtcccctcaaaattcgcAAATTGAAATCCCAATGCCTGATATGATGGTATCAGGAGGTGAGCCTTTGGCAGGTGCTAAATCATGAGGGTGTCCTTGGCCttaagtgtccttataagagggacTCCAGTGAGATCCCCAGCGCCTCCCCGACCCTGTGGGGACCCAGCCCGTAGGTGTCGGCTGTGAACCAAGAGGAGGGCCTTTACCAAATGTGACCGTGCTGGCACCTTGGTTTCGGACTTCCCAACctccggaactgtgagaaataaatttctgtttataaGCCATCCTGTCCGTAAGACTGCTACAGCAACCCAAGGGTGTAAGACAGAAGGGAAGTCCATTCACAGAGGTGGCAGCTCTGGTCAGGAATAAGGCACTGGGAACGGTGAGGCCGGCCTCTCCTTGTCGGGTTCCTCTGGGGCCGGGGAGGCCCTCTGGGTGGGCGCCTGCTCCGGTCCCCCAAGAGCCACTGTTAGGCTTCAGCACACATTGAACACTGAGGCAGCCTGGCCTTGGTATTTCTCCTGGATGGTCTTGAGAATGGGTATGAGGTTCTGGAAGGTGGGGCGGAATGAGGCCTCCGCCTGCCAGCAGTTCTTCATGAGGAGATAGATCTGGGCAGGGAAGAGAATGAGTCTGCGGGGGCTGCTCTCTCTGCGGTCTGATGGCACGGAGGTGAAAAGGGGGGGGTCTCACCTCACAAGGACATCTCTCCGGCCGGGGCAGCCTCTCCCCGCGTTCCAGCAGCTCAGTGAGCCTCAGCACCGTCATCTGCCCATGGGTGAGGCCTATGAGCTCCATGAATTTCTACACAGAAACAAAAGCAGCTCTTTTCAGGAGGCGGGGCCGGCTAGACAGACGTCAGAAGCTGCCGGTTCAGCGGTCCCCGGCCCACCTCCACCGGGACATGGTGCCTAACTTCGTATTTATGAcctcatctctctgggcctcggtttactcatctgtaaaatggagcgaTAACATCTACTACTGGGTTATGTGGAAGGTAACTAACACTCATGGAGTGAGTCGGAGGTGGGGGGGTTGCTGTTAAGCCTCTCAGCAAACTGTTTTCATCGGTCCAGAATCCTTTGCCCACTCCTCTGACCATGGCCTTTGGAATAAACTTGGAGCACAGCCTTGgttcctcccccagcccaggcctggccAATAACCATGGCTCGGGAGGCCAAGCTGGGCTAATCAGAAAGCCCTCAATGAGGCGGGCGGGGAACAGACCCTTTGGTCCCCTCTGCTGGGAGGCTGTGCCTGAAGAGCTAGGGGGCCACTGCTGCCACAGcggagcagggggcgggggtgggggtggggctggggagggctgcCTGAAAGATGCCTCCTTGGAGAGCAGCTgagcagagatggagaaaaatggGTCTCCTGAGGACAGCTGAGGATCTAAGTCAAGCTGTGCCTCCCCGGCTGCAAACGCCTGAATAAGCTGTTTCTATTTGGGTTTCTATCACAATCCGAGCCCCCCGATGCGGCAAGGGGGCCCGTTTTACACGGTGGGACTGTGAGGCCCACGTGGCTTAAGTGCTCCCTACAGCGGGCGAGCTGGGAATTCAATGCCTTCCTTTCCAGCGCCTCTGGTATGGGGTGGGCTGAGGGCCTGGCTCTCACCGAGGGGGGGCTCTGGCTGGAGTCACAGTAGGTCAGCAGCTCGTACATGGTGACCCCGAAGGACCAGACATCAGAGGCATAGTAGAACTTACACTCCTTCAGGCACTCTGGGGCATacctgggggcgggggaaggggggggaCACTCATGCCACCGGCCAGACCAGGTGGGAGGCCTTACCTGGGGCTTAGGGGCTCTCTGGTCCCAGTCAGGACCCCACCCttgtgggggggggcagtttcACTGAGACCAGGCCCTGTCGCCTGAGACCCCGGCATCTATCTCCTTCACCCTGTCTGCTCCAGGTACCCCTGACCCCCCACTCCAGCGGGTGCCTGTCCGGTCACCAGAATACGGGGCTGTCCCCATCCTCGCGCACGCGGTAGTACTCATGGCCTTCGGGCACAGCCTTGGCTAGACCAAAGTCCCCGATTTTGACCAGCCTGTCGTTGTCCAGCAGCACGTTGCGGGCCGCCAGGTCTCGGTGCACGTAGTGCTGTGCATGGAGGTAGGCCATGCCCTGGGGGAAAGGCGAGTCAGGGTCAGTGGCCGGGGGCAGAGCCTGAGGCGCGCGGGACCGGATGGGAAGGGGCTGCGGAGTCCCGCGGGACTGCTGGGACCATGCCAGCGTGGGCAGGGTGGCAGGTGGCAGCCGCAGAAGGGAGCAGGGCCGGCAGCAGGGGCGGGGACAGGTGAGCGGGCGGTGTGGGGCCATCGGGGCCGGGCCACGGAGGAGGGAGCCGGGCTCGGGGACCAGGGGCCAGCGGGCCCACCTCACAGATCTGCTGGGCGAAGAGCAGCAGCTGCGCCAGCCCCACGCTGTGCCGGGGCAGGTAGTCCCGCAGGCTTCCCAGGGGCACATACTCCATGACCAGCGGTACCGCCTTCTCTCCTGAAGCAAGGCAGAGGGGTGGCCCGCGCAGGCGACGGGCAacagaggcaggggctgggcgCCACACGTTCGGAGAGCCGCAGCTTCGCCCTCCCCAGCGTGGGGCCCTGACTCGCCCACACCAGGTCCAGCCCTCAGGCGGGCCAGCCCATCCTAAAACCCCCGGTGAGGGGGCCGCCGAGTCCCTCTCACCCATCGTGCCCCGCAGAAGGCCAAAGTGGGAAGGAGGCAGCCCCGGGCCCGCAGCCACCCCTGCCCGCGTTCCCCAGCCGCAGCCACCCCTGCCCGCGTTCCCCAGCCGGAGGCTCCAGCTGGCGGCTCCCATTCGCCCCaggccccgccggccccgcccaccTGCGTCCTCGCAGCAGCCCTTGTACTTGACAATGTGCTTGTGGTACAGCGTGCGCAGGATGTCGATCTCCCGCCGCCAGCTGGTGCGGAGCTGGGGGCCGCAGTCCGCCTTGAGGGTCTTCACGGCCACCATCTCGCCGGTGCCGTCGTTCGTGGGGTCGTAGCAGTACAGACTGACCTTGCCGAAATGGCCCTGGCCGGGGAAGGCGCAGGGGGGTCGGCCCTGCCCCGGCTCTCCAGGCCCCATCCCCTGGCTGGGTGCGCTTGGAAAATCCCAGGCCCCATCTCCTCTGTGGGGGCCGGGACTCGGACTCCCTTgaggcggtgtgtgtgtgtgtgtgtgtgtgtgtgtgtcttctagGCCAGGCCCCACCCATATTTCCAGAACTAAGCCCAGGCCCGCCCCAACCCCCTGAGCCCCTCACCTCGCCCAGATCTCGGATCTTTTTCAAATAGCGCTTGTGGAACACGGTGGGGTCTGACGCAGGTGAGTCAGGGTTCACAGCCAAGACGTCAGCAAGATCTAGAAGAGCCGCGGTGGGTGTCACTGGACTCCTGCCTCTTCCCGGACAGGCCCACCCTCGGGGGCACAGAAAAGGGGCCACCGCTCCGCCAGCATCCTATCTCAAAtataaggaaacttttttttttttttttgcaatggtTGGAAAATTCTACCTTGGTGTCCAAAATGCAGAAGTGGCTGTATCCTAGGACACCCGGGACGGTCTCAGATAGAGTAAAGGGTGTTTCAAGATGAGAGAAAACGAAAGCCAGAAAGCTGCAAGGGCCCAATCTGTCCAAGGAAGCCGTGGTTCTCCCCACATAAACCATTAAGGCAAGCACAGGTGTCCACACACCCGGAAGTGGGTCAGACACGGTCACACCTAACGGAGGTCACGGGGTAGAAACCTCAAGGGCCAGGGGCCAGCACCAGCAGGGATCCCAGCAATGGGGTGAGGCTCACTCTGGGGCTGCAGCTGAGTGAGGTCCCGCAGGATAGTGCGGAAGGAGGGCCGCTGAGCTGGTTCGTAAGTCAGGCACTGGCTGGTGAGTGTGGCCAGCTCCGGGCAGGAGGGCTGAGGAAGCTGGTGCTGCTTTTGGTAGAAGCACTCTTTCTGCCAGGAAGGGGATCCGCGGGAGTCAGTAACCCccacccatcccctgcccccaaacCCCTTTTCCAAAAGACAGGCCCCAAGAGCATGCTGGGTCCTTGTTCcgtcattcccattttacagatgatgtcACTGTGGTTtggtggagggaagcagacttGGACACCACTGCAGAGCCAGGGCTGAATCCCAAGTCCAGCTGACTCTGCAGAGTTCGGGAGCAGCCTGCACAAGGCCCTTCCTGCCCTGTCTCCTCCTCACTCTGCCTCCAGGAAGCTCCAACCACCATCTGATGCCTCAGAGCCTTTGTACCTGCTATGACCTCTGCCTAGGTTGCACTTCCAAGCCTGGGTCGCTGCAACATTTCTGTACTTGGATTGGtactcctctgggaagccttgcCTGACCCCTCAGCTGGTTTGGGGGGTCCTCTGgtcctccctcacccccacagCCTAGGGCTTCTCCCATGACGGTCTTGGTCGCTCTGCTTAAAATTGAAGCATGTCACTTACTTGCTGTGTGTCACAACAACCTGATGAGGTAAAGACTGTCAGCCCCAGCTGACAGACAATCAGATGGAGCCCCAGAGAGATGAGGCCACATATATATgccaggtcacacagccagagGGGAGGCAGCCCAAGACCCTGAATGTGCCCTCTAGACTCCTTGGAAGTACCAATGCCCTCTGTGGGAAGGGCCCAGAGATGCCCCAGACATACCTCGGAGGGGCCACGGCCCTGCAGAGGGGCCTCCCCATCGAAGCAGATCTCCAGGAGGGTGGCACCAAAGCCCCATTTATCAGCCGCAGTGGTCAGACTGTTGGCTCCGCCGGAGAGGCACTCAGGGGCTGTCCAGGGGATCCGCTCCACCCGCTCTGGGGGCCAGGATCAGAGGTCAGTGAGGGTGGAAAAAGAGTTGGGGGGAAGCCTGTCCCTGAACCCAAGCCAGCCCGGGTCCTCACCCTCCCTGGAAAGGGCACCCAGGCCCACACCGGGGTCACTCAGCTTGATGAAGGGGCTGGTGCCCTCCGTCAGCCCTAGCCGTGCCAACAGGATGTTCCGGCCACACACATTACCATGAACCAGGCTCTTGTCTTCCTGTGGGGGGGTGAAAAGAGGGTGTGACCACTGGGGGGGTGCTGTAGATACTGCCCCCACTCCCATGCCATGtggtctccacagggacagaccACGTGAAGAAAATAACCAtggttaaataaaacaaaacaaaagccatcaTGGGGATCCAAGTACATCATTGCCACTGGATACCCAGTAGGTCCTTCCTGTCTTCCCAGAGCTGGTGGTCAAAGCTCGTCGTGGTCAGGTCCAGCTGCTGTTCTCTAACCATGCCAGGCAtggtcctgccccagggcctttgcactgcctattccctctgcctagagTGCACTTCCTGAGGTGCCCGCACAGCTCCTTCCTCACCTCCAGGTCACCATAGCATCTATTTTAAACTCTACCTCTTCCCTTGCCTGTAGCAACTGCTTATCTCCACGCCTGCTACTCTCCCACAGTTGTCACTGCTTTCTAAAATACTGTgtaaagggggcgcctgggtggctcagtgggttaagccgctgccttcagctcaggtcatgatctcagggtcctgggatcgagtcccacatggggctctctgctcagcagggagcctgcttccctctctctctctctctctctgcctgcctctccatctactgtcaaataaataaataaaatctttttaaaaaattaaaaataaataaataaaataaaataaaatactgtgtaAAGTAGTTAATCATTTGTTTGCCCCTCCCAACTAAAATACCTGCTCCTTAAGGACAGAGACTTTGGTTTTGTTCTCTACTGTGtcctcggggtctaggacagagcctggcacacagaggTGCTCTGGAAACTAGGGGGACTGCACCAGGAGGAGCTGGGAGCAATGCCAACAGAGAGTGACAGAGGAGCTGAGCTCAGGCCCCCATGGGACATAGAAATTTGAGGCATTCTTCTCTTGGGGGAGATGGGAGTCACAGGGGTGTGTGAGCAGAAGAGGCTCGTGGAAAGATCTAGGGCCAGTGTGTACAGGACTGCTCTGGTGCGCCCCACCAACCCAGGCCCCGCCCACAGGCCACGCACCAGGTAGCTGAGGGCGCTGGCCAGCTGCTGGGCCACCACCACCTTCCAGGCCACAGGCACGTGGCCCTTCTCTCGCCGCAGCCACACGTCCAGGGGCCCGTGCTCCACGTACTCTGCCACCATGATGTCTGCAAAGTCCCAGGCACTGCACAGGCCGCCCACCTGCCTCCCACTTCCTGGACACGGTGGGGGCGGGACATGGGGGCTGGGACCGTGGGTGGGGAAGGTGCTGGGGCAGAAATGCTGGGGGCGGCTGACGAGCGACTGTGGGGCGAGGGGAGATGCGGGCCACGTGGGtgcagggtggggcagaggggaaggctgGCATCTCGgtccggggtggggggctgggcaaAGCTGCCATTCAAGGGACAAAGGGGAGGACGGGCCTGGGGACCTGGGGGCGGGTGGAGACAAGTGGAGGCCTGGAGCATGGGGCTGGGGCTTAAGTGAGGAGGGATCCCATGGGCTTGGGGTGCTCATGGGGTGTCGACCAGCGGTAGAAGGAAagcaagagagacagacacaTGGGGTTGAAGGTCTGGGGGCTACTGGCTGGACAAGGACTTCGGAGGTACATGCAGGGTAAGTGCAGGGGTGGGGCTAGAGCAGGGACTGAGATCTGGGAGGACGAGGGCGCCCCACAACACTGGCACCTGCACGGGGGGGTCAGAGGGTAGCCAGAGGCAGGGTGGCAGACGGAGCTAGGGATCAGGGTGCAGCCAGGCATCAAGGTGAAGCTAAGAGCCCAGGTGTGGTCGGGGACTGTTGGGGAATAGTCTGCGGCCGGGGCACAGGTCGAAGGTCAAGTAGTCACAGATCAAGGTGTGGAGTCAGGGATCCCAGTACAGGTCAAGGTGGAGCACAGAGTTAGGGTAAGGAGGACACAGGCTTGAGGGTCGGGGTCCAACCCAGGGAGCGGGCATAGGCGGGGGGTGGCCTGCTGATGGGGACGCGAGAGGGCACGCGGGGCTCACTCACTCTCGGAGCCATGCACGCAGATGCCATGTACAAAGGCCAGGTGCACGTGGGAGACCTGGCTCATGAGACTGGCTGTCTCGTAGAAGGCCTGCGGGGACCGGGCAGGTCAGGCAGCCACACACCCGGACCCCCGCATCCCTCCCCACAGCTCCCCCTGGCTGGGCTCACTCACCAGCGCGATGTCGTGGTGACTGGGGTCCAGCACCTTGAGGACCACCCGGAGCTCTTGCCCGCAGTCCCCACTGGGTGTGGGGGGGTCCTCACTGTCTGCCGTGCCCTCCTTGGGGTCTCTGCCCCCCACTCGTAAGATGCCCTCGTACACGTTGGTCCTGGTGCCTTGGCCCAAGTGGGACAGCTGAGGGAACAGGGCACGGGGCAGCTCCATGACCAGCACCCAGGGCTGCCCACCGCAGCGCCCCCCGGCCCCAGGGAGCTCCGACCACACACACCTGGGTGATGTCATCCTGGCTGATCCGGTGGAAGCTGAGCTGGCTGAGGTTGGGCGGAGCGGCGCTGGCCCGAGACCCCCGCATGATGATGAGGTTGGAGATCTCTGGAGGGTCGAGGTGCCATCATGGAGGGCTGGCCTGGGTTGGGGATGGGGATCCCAACGCCCACCCTCACCCCGTCCAGGGCTCCTCCAAATGGTACCTCCAGGCCGTGGCAGGCAACAGCGGCGCAGGGCGAAGCAGTCGTTGCCAGCCCGCAGACAGCAACCCTGCAGGGCAGCTCGCAGCTCCCGCACGCTGGGGAAGGACCGGTCCCAGCCCTCCAGCGTGAAGACCCCGGCCTGCAGCTCAATGGGGAATTTGCGCAGGTGCACGTGCTGTGTGCCTGGGGCCTGCGGCGGGGGCCAGGGGGCAGGGCGGTGAGCAGGGGTCCAGGCCAGAAGTGCACCCAGCCCCGGCCCAggacccccgccccaggctcacttgctctctctgcgCCACCGTGAGGATGAGGCGGTTGAGGTGGCTGGTGCTCCAGTGGATGAGGTAGAGGCCGTCCTCGGGCCGCAACTTGGCCAGCACAAATGGCTCCCTGTGGGGGGACCAGGGGGCCGCAGTCAGAGAATCTGGGGGGTACCGTGGGGCACATGCCAGGCAACAGGGATACAGAGAATCTGCCCATAGGGGAGCACTCCGGCTGGGACAAATGTCGGCACTTCTGTGGGGACGCGGAGTCTGAGCACGTCCAGAAATACCCACAGGATGAAAGAGGTAGTGAGACAGGCACCCCCTCGGTCAGGCAGCACCTCTGACACGGTAACACGTGCCCGGAGACAGGAGACATCAATCAGACACAGGAGGGCACATACCCAGGTAGCCACTCGGACACAGGGTGGGCAGCCTGCCGCACATGCGCAGACGATACCAACCGCAGACAGCCACTCAGCCCCTGCGACATGGCGCATAAGGCGCCACAACATCCCAGACCCAGAGGGGACAACTGCCAGGAACACAGATGGGCAGGACCCGTGACACTGCCACCTGGGCCCAGAcagaccgccccccacccccgacgcTGGGGCTCCCATTCTATTGTCGACCCAACGTCCACGTCTCCCCAGAACTCCCGTGTGGAAACCTACCCCCCAGCGCGACGGCTCGAGGAAGCAGAGCCTCTGGGGGCTGAGTAGGTCGCGAGGGTGGAAAGCCCATGGATAGGATTCGTGCCCTTTTACAAAAAGGACCGCAGAGAgcgcccctgccccttcccccatgtgCGGACCCAGCCGGAAGCTGGCTGTCTGTGCACCCATGCGGGAGGCTCTCTGCCAAACACTGGACCTGCCCGCACCTTGAacttagacttccagcctccagaactgtgagaaatcgaTGTCCGCTGTTTGGCATCACCAGGTCCCCAGGACCATTACAGCCACCTGAACTCACGAGGATGCCCGTGGATGGGGCCCAGAGACCCCTGTCAGGTGACACACACCAGGCAGTGACCTTGTGCCACCTTGGCCCTCAAGAAGTGGAATGGCCCCTCCACCTTCCTCCCGTGTAGAGAGGAGGCTCCTAGGGGTCAGACCTCTTAAGACACCTTAACGGCCAGTTCCGCTGTCACAGGTGGGCCGGGGGACAGCCACACACAGGTATGATGACCACATGAGCTCAGAGTCACAGCCCTGTGACCCAGCGGCACACAGGAGGACTCCTGATGGCCAGACACCGCACAGGTTCCGCCCCGCGAGTCTGTAGAGAACCGCAGGGACTGCCAGTGACCAAGACAGACACACGCCTGCAGGGATGTGAGTGCTCACGCGAATGTGTGACTGGCCTCCAGCCTCTGCGCAACGCACGGCTCCATGAAAATCACCAGCCCACTGCGCTGCGCAACACCAGGCTAGGACAACTGGGCAGGCGACTGTGCGGCACAGCTGCACGCTGGGCGGGCTGTTCAACCTGCAGACGTGCGCAGTGACAGTCCCAAACCTGGTCCCTTGTGCCACATGTCCACACCACTGCAGGcgccccctctcccccacactGCTGGTGTGCCCCAtctgcacacatgtacacacgaCCGCACGCACTCGCACACGTGCACGCGCATGGGTGAACACGTGTGCACTAACACGAACGCAAAGACGTGAATCCGCACAAACACGCACGTGCCTCATTCACGCCTCACCATGAGCTCTAGGCAGCCACCACCTAGCTGTGTCACCCAtgtgcccttcctcctcctgcctgctccgcccgccccttccctgctccctccactaccccccaactccccccactcccccccccactCACAGCAGGGGTCCGTGGATCCCGTCCTGGATGCTCATCACCAGCCGTGGCGGCGCCACCTCGCGGCACAGGTAGTGGCTTGAGTCTGCGGTCAGGCGGAAATAGCCGTCCACCAGTGACACCAAGGACAGGGCCATGGCCCGGGAAGGCAGGGTCAGCTCCTGCAGGCCAAgggcggggcagggtggggacgAGACATCAGGCATGCATCCAGCCCACAggagcccccacccctgccaggccccctccctgggccccaccaGGCTCTTGTTGTCCTGAGAGTGGACGC harbors:
- the TYK2 gene encoding non-receptor tyrosine-protein kinase TYK2 isoform X4: MPGWLAWQGITPSCLNLFALFDAQAQVWLPPNHVLEIPRDMSLTLYFRMRFYFRNWHGTNPQEPAVYRCGPPGPKSSSEQAEQGMQLLDPASFEYLFEQGKHEFVNDVASLWELSGEEEIRHFKNESLGMAFLHLCHLALCRGVPLEKVAKKIRCLGMRRERVSGSRKRPRLLCFKDCIPRSFRLQIRRHNALTRLRLRNIFRRFVRAFQPGHVSQQVVMVKYLATLEQLAPRFGTERLPVCHLELLAQAVGEPYYLRDAGQAPPEPGPELATGPPTHEVLVTGTGGIQWRPVRAEDPRGDGSSRNPCAGPSGKGTKAPAAGDQPADRPQEALWTYFCDFQDITHVVLKECHVSVHSQDNKSLELTLPSRAMALSLVSLVDGYFRLTADSSHYLCREVAPPRLVMSIQDGIHGPLLEPFVLAKLRPEDGLYLIHWSTSHLNRLILTVAQREQAPGTQHVHLRKFPIELQAGVFTLEGWDRSFPSVRELRAALQGCCLRAGNDCFALRRCCLPRPGEISNLIIMRGSRASAAPPNLSQLSFHRISQDDITQLSHLGQGTRTNVYEGILRVGGRDPKEGTADSEDPPTPSGDCGQELRVVLKVLDPSHHDIALAFYETASLMSQVSHVHLAFVHGICVHGSERSGRQVGGLCSAWDFADIMVAEYVEHGPLDVWLRREKGHVPVAWKVVVAQQLASALSYLEDKSLVHGNVCGRNILLARLGLTEGTSPFIKLSDPGVGLGALSREERVERIPWTAPECLSGGANSLTTAADKWGFGATLLEICFDGEAPLQGRGPSEKECFYQKQHQLPQPSCPELATLTSQCLTYEPAQRPSFRTILRDLTQLQPQNLADVLAVNPDSPASDPTVFHKRYLKKIRDLGEGHFGKVSLYCYDPTNDGTGEMVAVKTLKADCGPQLRTSWRREIDILRTLYHKHIVKYKGCCEDAGEKAVPLVMEYVPLGSLRDYLPRHSVGLAQLLLFAQQICEGMAYLHAQHYVHRDLAARNVLLDNDRLVKIGDFGLAKAVPEGHEYYRVREDGDSPVFWYAPECLKECKFYYASDVWSFGVTMYELLTYCDSSQSPPSKFMELIGLTHGQMTVLRLTELLERGERLPRPERCPCEIYLLMKNCWQAEASFRPTFQNLIPILKTIQEKYQGQAASVFNVC
- the TYK2 gene encoding non-receptor tyrosine-protein kinase TYK2 isoform X1, which codes for MSLCHWGATTRDSRPDGNGAQPMATRGGLKVLLHWAGPGGGDPWVTFSEATLTAEEVCIHIAQKVGITPSCLNLFALFDAQAQVWLPPNHVLEIPRDMSLTLYFRMRFYFRNWHGTNPQEPAVYRCGPPGPKSSSEQAEQGMQLLDPASFEYLFEQGKHEFVNDVASLWELSGEEEIRHFKNESLGMAFLHLCHLALCRGVPLEKVAKKIRCLGMRRERVSGSRKRPRLLCFKDCIPRSFRLQIRRHNALTRLRLRNIFRRFVRAFQPGHVSQQVVMVKYLATLEQLAPRFGTERLPVCHLELLAQAVGEPYYLRDAGQAPPEPGPELATGPPTHEVLVTGTGGIQWRPVRAEDPRGDGSSRNPCAGPSGKGTKAPAAGDQPADRPQEALWTYFCDFQDITHVVLKECHVSVHSQDNKSLELTLPSRAMALSLVSLVDGYFRLTADSSHYLCREVAPPRLVMSIQDGIHGPLLEPFVLAKLRPEDGLYLIHWSTSHLNRLILTVAQREQAPGTQHVHLRKFPIELQAGVFTLEGWDRSFPSVRELRAALQGCCLRAGNDCFALRRCCLPRPGEISNLIIMRGSRASAAPPNLSQLSFHRISQDDITQLSHLGQGTRTNVYEGILRVGGRDPKEGTADSEDPPTPSGDCGQELRVVLKVLDPSHHDIALAFYETASLMSQVSHVHLAFVHGICVHGSERSGRQVGGLCSAWDFADIMVAEYVEHGPLDVWLRREKGHVPVAWKVVVAQQLASALSYLEDKSLVHGNVCGRNILLARLGLTEGTSPFIKLSDPGVGLGALSREERVERIPWTAPECLSGGANSLTTAADKWGFGATLLEICFDGEAPLQGRGPSEKECFYQKQHQLPQPSCPELATLTSQCLTYEPAQRPSFRTILRDLTQLQPQNLADVLAVNPDSPASDPTVFHKRYLKKIRDLGEGHFGKVSLYCYDPTNDGTGEMVAVKTLKADCGPQLRTSWRREIDILRTLYHKHIVKYKGCCEDAGEKAVPLVMEYVPLGSLRDYLPRHSVGLAQLLLFAQQICEGMAYLHAQHYVHRDLAARNVLLDNDRLVKIGDFGLAKAVPEGHEYYRVREDGDSPVFWYAPECLKECKFYYASDVWSFGVTMYELLTYCDSSQSPPSKFMELIGLTHGQMTVLRLTELLERGERLPRPERCPCEIYLLMKNCWQAEASFRPTFQNLIPILKTIQEKYQGQAASVFNVC
- the TYK2 gene encoding non-receptor tyrosine-protein kinase TYK2 isoform X5; translated protein: MSLCHWGATTRDSRPDGNGAQPMATRGGLKVLLHWAGPGGGDPWVTFSEATLTAEEVCIHIAQKVGITPSCLNLFALFDAQAQVWLPPNHVLEIPRDMSLTLYFRMRFYFRNWHGTNPQEPAVYRCGPPGPKSSSEQAEQGMQLLDPASFEYLFEQGKHEFVNDVASLWELSGEEEIRHFKNESLGMAFLHLCHLALCRGVPLEKVAKKISFKDCIPRSFRLQIRRHNALTRLRLRNIFRRFVRAFQPGHVSQQVVMVKYLATLEQLAPRFGTERLPVCHLELLAQAVGEPYYLRDAGQAPPEPGPELATGPPTHEVLVTGTGGIQWRPVRAEDPRGDGSSRNPCAGPSGKGTKAPAAGDQPADRPQEALWTYFCDFQDITHVVLKECHVSVHSQDNKSLELTLPSRAMALSLVSLVDGYFRLTADSSHYLCREVAPPRLVMSIQDGIHGPLLEPFVLAKLRPEDGLYLIHWSTSHLNRLILTVAQREQAPGTQHVHLRKFPIELQAGVFTLEGWDRSFPSVRELRAALQGCCLRAGNDCFALRRCCLPRPGEISNLIIMRGSRASAAPPNLSQLSFHRISQDDITQLSHLGQGTRTNVYEGILRVGGRDPKEGTADSEDPPTPSGDCGQELRVVLKVLDPSHHDIALAFYETASLMSQVSHVHLAFVHGICVHGSENIMVAEYVEHGPLDVWLRREKGHVPVAWKVVVAQQLASALSYLEDKSLVHGNVCGRNILLARLGLTEGTSPFIKLSDPGVGLGALSREERVERIPWTAPECLSGGANSLTTAADKWGFGATLLEICFDGEAPLQGRGPSEKECFYQKQHQLPQPSCPELATLTSQCLTYEPAQRPSFRTILRDLTQLQPQNLADVLAVNPDSPASDPTVFHKRYLKKIRDLGEGHFGKVSLYCYDPTNDGTGEMVAVKTLKADCGPQLRTSWRREIDILRTLYHKHIVKYKGCCEDAGEKAVPLVMEYVPLGSLRDYLPRHSVGLAQLLLFAQQICEGMAYLHAQHYVHRDLAARNVLLDNDRLVKIGDFGLAKAVPEGHEYYRVREDGDSPVFWYAPECLKECKFYYASDVWSFGVTMYELLTYCDSSQSPPSKFMELIGLTHGQMTVLRLTELLERGERLPRPERCPCEIYLLMKNCWQAEASFRPTFQNLIPILKTIQEKYQGQAASVFNVC